TGCCGTACGCGCTGTTCAGCCGGGTGGCGACCAGCGGCGCGGTGGCCCCGCCGACCACCCCGCCGAGGTTGTAGCCGAGCGCCACGCCGGTGTACCGCAGCCGGGTCGGGAACAGCTCGGGCAGGTAGCCGGCGACCGGCCCGAAGTGCAGCCCGAGCACCGCCATCGAGCCGATCAGCGCCACCCCGACCAGCACCGGCCTGGCCGTCTCGAGCAGCGGGAAGAGCAGCAGCGCCCAGCCGACGGCCAGCCCGGTCGTGACGAGCAGGGTCCGCCGCCGGCCCCAGCGGTCGCCCTGCCCCGCGCTGACCCAGACCATGGCCGCCATGACCACCGACCCGGCCAGCAGCAGACCGAGCACCAGCCCGCTGGCCAGGCCCAGTTCACTGGTCGCGTAGGCCAGCGCGTACGTGGTGGTCAGGTAGAACAGGGTGTACCCGACCGTGACCGAGAGGCCGCCGAGCAGCACCGTCCGCCCGTGCTCCCGGAGCAGCTCGACCACCGGCACCCTGGCCCGCTCCGGCTGCTCGCGGAACATCGGCGACTCGGCCACCCGCAGCCGGACGAACAGTCCGAACGCCACCAGCGCGGCCGAGGCCAGAAAGGGCACCCGCCAGCCCCACGCGAGGAACGCCGACCGGCTCAGCCCTTCGGAGAGTGCCAGGAAGACCGCGTTCGCCAGGAAGAAGCCGGCGCACGGCCCGAGCTGGAGGTACCCGCCGTAGCGCCCGCGCCGCCCTGGCGGGGCGTGCTCGGCCAGCAGCAGCGCCGCACCGCCCCACTCCCCGCCCAGGCCGATGCCCTGACAGAACCTCAGGGAGACCAGCAGCACCGGCGCCCAGATCCCCCAGGCCCCGTAGCCCGGCAGCAGCCCGACCAGCGCGGTGGAGCCCCCCATCAGCAGCAACGAGCCGACCAGGGTGGTCTTCCGGCCGAGCCGGTCGCCGTAGTGGCCGAACAGCACCGCCCCGACCGGCCGGGCCAGGAACGCCACCGCGTACACCGAGAAGGCGGCCAGCAGCCCGCCGGCCGCCCCCAGGGCGGGAAAGAACACCTGGCCGAAGACCAGCGCGGCCGCCGTCCCGTAGCTGAAGAAGTCGTAGTACTCGATCGTGGTGCCGACCAGGGCGGCCGTCGCCACCCGGCGGAGCGCCGGAGGGGAGGAAGTCATGACCCCCACCTTGGGGTCGGCCCGACCGGCCGGGACAGCGGTCAGCCGGGTGATCCGGGAGCGCGGGCCCGGGCGCCCGCCGGGGTGGTGCATGTCCCGGTACCTGGCGGTATGGTGTGCGCTCCTGGGCAGGAAAGGACGCGGACATGCAGGAGCTGTTCAGCAATCGAGGTGTCCTCGCGAAAGTCCTCCCCGTGCTCGGCCTGGCACTCGGATTCTTCCTGCTGGACCTGGGGTTGACGCTCCTTCACGAGGGCGGCTCGATCGCCTGGCCGATACCCGGCGCGGTGGTCGCGGCGGGGTCGCTCGGGCTGACGGTACGAAGCTTTCGCTGACCGTAGGCCCGGAGCGCCTGCCGCGAGTTACTCCTGTTCGGCGAGTTCCATCCAGGCGAGCTCGAGCTCCTCCTTGTCCTCGCGGACCTTGCGGAGCTGGCCGTCCAGCTCCGAGATCTTCGCGAAGTCGGCGGCGTGCTCGGCGAGTTGGGCGTGCAGCTTGGCTTCCTGGGCGTCCAGCTTGACGATCTGGCGCTCCAGCTTCTGCATCTCCTTCTTGATCGCCCGGCTGTCCCCGGCGGGCTTGGCGGCCGGGGTGGCGAGGGCCGCCGGGACGGCCTGCTCGGCCATCCGGGCCCGGCGCTCCAGGTACTCGTCGACGCCGTTCGGGAGCATCCGCAGCCGCTTGTCACCGAGCAGCGCGTGCACGGTGTCGGTGGTCCGCTCGATGAAGAACCGGTCGTGGCTGATCACGACCATCGAGCCCGGCCAGCCGTCCAGCAGGTCTTCCAGCTGGTTGAGGGTCTCGATGTCGAGGTCGTTGGTGGGCTCGTCGAGGAAGAGCACGTTGGGCTCGTCCATCAGCAGCCGGAGCAGCTGGAGCCGGCGGCGCTCACCGCCGGAGAGGTCGCCGACCGGGGTCCACTGCTTGTCCTTGCCGAAGCCGAACTGCTCGCAGAGCTGACCGGCACTCATCTCCCGGCCCTTGCCGAGGTCGACCCGGCCGCGGATCTGCTCGACGGCCTGGAGCACCCGGGTGGCCGGGTCCAGCTCGGCGATCTCCTGGGAGAGGTAGGCCAGCTTGACGGTCTTGCCGACCTTGATCACGCCGGACGCGGGCTGCACGTCGCCCTGGGTGGCGTGGGCAGCCTGCATGGCGCGCAGCAGCGAGGTCTTGCCCGCGCCGTTGACGCCGAGCAGGCCGATCCGCTCGCCGGGGCCGAGGTTCCAGGTCAGGTCCTCCAGCAGCAGCTTGGGACCGGCCTTGATGGTGACGTTCTCCAGCTCGAAGACCGTCCGGCCGAGGCGGGCGTTGGCGAACTTCATCAGCTCGCTCTTGTCCCGGGGCTCCGGCACGTCGGCGATCAGGGCGTTGGCGGCCTCGATCCGGTAGCGCGGCTTCGAGGTCCGGGCGGGGGCACCGCGGCGCAGCCAGGCCAGCTCCTTGCGGGCCAGGTTCTGCCGCTTCTGCTCCTCGGTGGCCTCGGCCCGGGTGCGCTCGGCGCGGGCGAAGACGTAGTCGGAGTAGCCGCCCTCGTACTCGCGGACCTCGCCGCGCTGGACGTCCCACATCCGGGTGCAGACCTGGTCCAGGAACCACCGGTCGTGGGTCACGCAGACCAGGCCGGAACGGCGGTTCTGCAGGTGCTTGGCCAGCCAGGCGATGCCCTCGACGTCGAGGTGGTTGGTGGGCTCGTCCAGCACCACCAGGTCGTGCTCGCCCAGCAGCAGCTGGGCCAGCGCGATCCGGCGGCGCTCACCACCGGAGAGCGGGCCGATCACGGTGTCCAGGCCCTCGGCGAAGCCGGGCAGGTCGAGACCGCCGAACAGGCCCTGGATGATGTCGCGGATCCGGGAGTCGCCGAGCCACTCGTGGTCGGCCCGGCCGGCGATGACCTCCTGCCGGATGGTCGCCTTCGGGTCCAGCGAGTCGTGCTGAGTGAGCACCGCCAGCTGCAGGCCGCCGGAGTGGGTGATCCGGCCGCTGTCCGGCTCCTCGAGCTTGGCGAGCATCCGGATCAGCGTGGTCTTGCCGTCGCCGTTGCGCCCGACCACACCGATCCGGTCCCCCTCGCTGACGCCGAGGGTGACCCCGTCGAGCAGGGCCCGGGTTCCGTAGACCTTGCTGACGGACTCGATGGTGGCGAGGTTGACGGCCACTGCAGCTGCGCTCCTGGAACTAGAGGGCCCGGGAGATGTCCCGAGGCCTCCAGAGTAGTGGGGCGCTCAGTAGGCGCTGTCCAGCCGGTCGCGCTGCTCGGCCGACAGCTCCAGGTCGAGGGCGGCCAGGCTCTCGTCCAGCTGGGCCACCGAGGAGGCGCCGACCAGCGGGATCACCGGGATCTCGCCGCCGAGCAGCCAGGCCAGCACCACCTGGTTGTGGGTGGCCCCGGTCTCCGCCGCCACCTCGTCGAGCACGGTCCGGCGGGCCCGGGTGCCCGCGTGGTCGAAGGCCGGGCCGAGCGGCTTGTCCGGGCGGGTGTAGCCGCCGCCGAGCAGCGGCGAGTACGCCACCAGGGTGAGCGCCGGGTCCTCCCGGACATAGCTGAGCAGGTCGCCGTTGACCACGCCCTGGTCGCCGTCGGCGGTGAGCGCGCCCGGCAGGTCGGCCCGGCGGCGGAAGTAGCTGTGGCTGTACTGGAGCACCTCGTACCCCGGCAGCCCAGCCCGCGCGGCCAGGTTGCGCGCCCGCTCGACCCGCCAGGACCAGTGGTTGCTGACGCCCAGCAGGCCAACCGTGCCCTCGTTCACCAGAGCGCCGAAGCCCTCGACGGTCTCGGCCAGCGGCACGGTCGGGTCCTCGACGTGCGCGTACAGCAGGTCCAGCTTCTCCACCCCGAGCCGCTGTCGGCTGCCCTCGGCCTCCGCCCGGATCGCCTGCGCGGACAGGCCCTCGCGGTTCTCCACGTAGCCGGTGCCGGCCGCCTTCGGGCGGGCGCCGAGCTTGGTGGCGATCACCACCTGGTCGGTGATGCCCCGGCTGCGGCGCCAGCGGCCGAGCAGTTCCTCGCTGGCGCCGCCCCGGCTGTCGTCGATCCAGTAGGCGTAGTTGTTGGAGGTGTCGATGAAGGTGCCGCCCGCCTCGACGTAGCGGTCCAGGACCGCGAAGGCGGTCGCCTCGTCGGTGCGCGTGCCGAACAGCATCGCGCCCAGGCTGAGCGCGCTGACCTCGCAGCGGGTCTTCGGGTCGGTGCCGATCGTGCGGTACTGCATGCCAGTCTCCCCGTCTCACGGCCCGTCAACTGCGGGCGCTGATCAGGAGTCTGGATTCTGGAGTGCACTCCAGGTCAACTGGTCTGGACCGCAGCCCCCGGCACCGGGCCGTACGTGACGTGCGCGGCCCGGCAGGTGCCGGAGGCCAGCAGCGCCGCGGCGACCGCCTCGGCGGTGACCGCGTCCGCCACCAGGAACGCCGTGGTCGGGCCCGAGCCCGAGACCAGCGCGGCCAGCGCACCCGCCTCGGTACCGGCCCGCAGGGTGTCGGCCAGCGAGGGGCGGAGCGAGACGGCGGCGGCCTGCAGGTCGTTGGTCAGCGCCTTGGCCAGCATGACCGGGTCACCGGCGGCCAGCGCGTCCAGCAGCGCCGGGTCGGCGTCCGGGGTGGCCACCTCGGCCTCGGTGCAGCCCGTACCGGCCTCGATCCGCAGGCGGTCGCACTCGCGGAACACGGCCGGGGTGGAGAGCCCGCCGTCGGCCACCGCGAAGACCCAGTGGAACGTCCCGGTGACCGGCAGCGGCGCCAGGATCTCGCCCCGGCCGCGGCCCAGCGCGACCCCGCCGAGCAGCGCGAACGGCACGTCCGAGCCCAGCTCGGCAGCCAACACGTTCAGCACCCCGGCCGGGGTGTCCAGGCCCCACAGCGCGTCGCAGGCGACCAGTGCGGCCGCCCCGTCGGCGCTGCCGCCCGCCATGCCGCCCGCGACCGGGATGGCCTTGTCGATGTGCAGCGCGACGTTCGGCTCGATGCCGTGATGGGCGGCCAGCAGCCGGGCCGCGCGGGCGGCCAGGTTGCTGTCGTCCAGCGGGACCGCGGCGGCGTCGGGTCCGGTGCAGGTCAGCGTGACGCCCTCGCCGTGACGGGCCGTCACCTCGTCGCCGAGGGCGACCGCGAAGAACACGTTGGCCAGGTCGTGGAAGCCGTCGGCCCGCAGGCCGCCGACGCCCAGCTGCACGTTGACCTTGGCGGGCACCCGTACCTTGATCACTGCTCGCCCTTCGGCTTGTGCTCGGCGATCGCGGCGAACTGCTCCACCGTCAGCATCTCGCCGCGCAGCTTGTGGTCGATCCCGGCGGCGGCGAGCGCCTGCTCGGCCCCGGCCGGGGAGCCCGCCCAGCCGGCCAGCGCGGCCCGCAGGGTCTTGCGGCGCTGCGCGAAGGCGGCGTCCACCACGGCGAACACCTCCTTGCGGGTGGCGGTGGTCTGCGGCGGCTGACGGCGGATCAGCGAGACCAGCCCGGAGTCGACGTTCGGCGCGGGCCAGAAGACGTTCCGGCCGATCGCCCCGGCCCGCTTCACCTCGGCGTACCAGTTGGCCTTGACCGAGGGCACCCCGTACACCTTGTTGCCCGGCTTGGCGGCCAGCCGGTCGGCGACCTCGCTCTGCACCATCACCAGCGTGCGTTCGATGGTCGGGAAGGTGGCCAGCATGTGCAGCAGCACCGGCACGGCGACGTTGTACGGCAGGTTGGCGACCAGCGCGGTGGGCGGCGGGCCCGGCAGCTCGGTGACCTCCATCGCGTCGCTGAGCACCAGGTCGAAGTCCTTGACCCGCTCCGGCAGCCGGGCCGCCACCGTGGTCGGCAGGTGCTTCGCCAGCAGCGGGTCGATCTCCACCGCCGTGACGTGCTTCGCCACCTCCAGCAGCGCCAGCGTCAGCGACCCGAGCCCGGGCCCGACCTCGACCACCACGTCCTCGGCCGTCACCCCGCCCGCCCGGACGATCCGGCGCACGGTGTTGCCGTCGATGACGAAGTTCTGCCCGCGCTGCTTGGTGGGCTTCACCCCGAGCGTGGCGGCCAGCTCACGGATGTCGGAGGCGCCGAGCAGGAAGCTGTCGGCCGTGGGGGTGGGGTCGCTGTTCACCCTGCAAGGATACGAGCCGATCAGTACCCGAAGGCGCGGGCCGTGTTGGCGGCGATCGCGGTGGCGAGGCCGTCGTCGGAGAGGCCGAGGGTGGCCGCCATCGAGCGCAGGGTCACCGGGATCAGGTACGGGGCGTTGGGGCGGCCGCGGTACGGGTGCGGGGTGAGGAACGGGGCGTCGGTCTCGATCAGCACCCGGTCGAGGGGGGTGGCCAGCAGGGCGTCCCGGAGGGGCTGGTTGGCCTTGAAGGTGACCGGGCCCGCGAAGGAGAGGTACCAGCCGTGCTCGGCGCAGACCTTTGCCATCTCGGCGTCGCCGGAGTAGCAGTGGAAGACGGTGCGCTCGGGGGCGCCCTCGGTCAGCAGCACGTCGATGACGTCGTCGTGCGCCTCCCGGTCGTGGATCACCAGGGCCTTGCCGTGCCGCTTGGCGATCTCGATGTGCCGGCGGAACGACTCCTTCTGGATGTCGACGCCCTCGGGCCCGGTCCGGAAGTAGTCCAGGCCGGTCTCGCCGACCGCGAGCACCTGCGGGAGGGCGGCGAGCCGGTCTATCTCGGCGAGCGCCGCCTCCAGCGCGGGCGAGCCACCGGGCTCCCGGCGCTGCCCGGACCACCCGTCCGGGTCGCCGAGCACCAGCCGGGGCGCCTCGTTGGGGTGCAGCGCCACGGCGGCGTGGACCTGCTCGAACTCCGCCGCCAGCTCGGCCGCCCAGCGGGAGCCGGCCACGTCGCAGCCGACCTGGACCACGGTGGTCACCCCCACCGAGGCGGCCTTGGCCAGGCTCTCGGCGGGGGTGCCGGACTGCATGTCCAGGTGGGTGTGCGAGTCGGCGACCGGCACCCCGAGGGGGACGGGCAGCGGCGGCGGGGTCGAGCGGTCGTCGGCCATCAGGCGGCGGGCTTCTCTTCCAGGCGGGGGAACAGGATCTCGCCCTTGGTCACCGTGGCGCCCACCGGCAGGCGGCCCCAGTCGGCGACGGTGGCGATGGTCTGCGCGGCCAGCGGGCCGAGCTCCGGCTCCGCGCCGAGCGACTCCCAGAGCTTCTCGGCGGTGGCCGGCATCAGCGGGTTGAGCAGCACGGCGGTCGCCCGCAGCGCCTCGGCGGCGGTGTACAGGATGGTCGCGAGACGGGCCTGACCCTCCTCCGAGGTGTCCTTGGCGACCTTCCACGGCTCCTGCTCGGTGAGGTAGCCGTTGACCTGCTTGATGAACTCGAAGACGGCCGCGATGCCGCCCGCGAAGTCCAGCTCCTCGCCGATCTTGCGGTCCGCGACCTGAGTGGCCGTCACCAGCCCGTCCGCGACCGCCTGCTCGGCGGCACCGGCCGCGGTGGCGGCGGGCAGCGAGCCCTCGTAGTACTTGCCGACCATGGCCGCCACCCGGGAGGCCAGGTTGCCGAAGTCGTTGGCCAGCTCGGAGGTGTACCGGGCGGAGAAGTCCTCCCAGGAGAACGAGCCGTCGGTGCCGAACGGGATCGCCCGCAGGAAGTAGTAGCGGTACGCGTCCACCCCGAAGTGCGAGGTGAGCTGCTGCGGGGAGATGCCGGTCAGGTTCGACTTGGACATCTTCTCGCCGCCGACCATCAGCCAGCCGTTGGCGACCACCCGCTTCGGCAGCGGCAGCCCCGCGGCCATCAGCATGGCCGGCCAGATCACCGCGTGGAACCGCAGGATGTCCTTGCCCACCAGGTGCACCGAGGCCGGCCACAGCTCGGCGAACCGCTCCGGGTCGGCGCCGTACCCGGCGGCGGTGATGTAGTTCTGCAGCGCGTCCACCCAGACGTACAGGACGTGCTTCTCGTCCCAGGGCAGCGGGACGCCCCAGTTGAAGGTGGAGCGGGAGATCGACAGGTCCTTGAGGTCCTGCTCGACGAACCGCAGCACCTCGTTGCGGGCCGAGGCCGGGGCGATGAAGTCGGGGTTCTGGGCGTAGAACTCCAGCAGCTTCGGGCCGTACGCGGAGAGGCGGAAGAAGTAGTTCTCCTCCTCCAGCCACTCGACCGGCTTCTTGTGCACCGGGCAGAGCTTCTCGTCCTCGGTGGCGCCCGGCAGCAGCTCGCCGGGGATCTTGTACTCCTCGCAGCCGACGCAGTACGGGCCCTCGTAGCCGCCCTTGTAGATCTCGCCCTTGTCGAACAGGTCCTGGACGAACTCCTGGACCCGGTCGGTGTGCCGCTGCTGGGTGGTGCGGATGAAGTCGTCGTTGGCGATGTTCAGGTGCTGCCAGAGCGGCTTCCACTCCTGCTCGACCAGCCGGTCGCACCACTCCTGCGGAGTGACGTTGTTGGCGTCCGCCGTGCGCATGATCTTCTGGCCGTGCTCGTCGGTACCGGTCAGGTACCACACCTTCTCCCCGCGCTGGCGGTGCCAGCGCGTGAGGACGTCCCCGGCGACGGTGGTGTACGCGTGGCCCAGGTGCGGGCGATCGTTCACGTAGTAGATCGGGGTGGTGACGTAGTAGGCCGAGTTCGATGCCTCGGTGGTGCTGTGGTCTGCAGTGGCCGCCATGGTCGGAAATCTTAGCGGCGCGAAGGAACCACCCTCGACTCGATTAGCTCGGGGGTGGTCCCTGTCGCTGGGCGGATCAGGCCGCGCGGCCGAACAGCGAGCGGAGCCAGGTGCCGAACGAGCGGTGCGGCAGCCGGGTGCGCGGCTGGTCCGGCTCGGCGCGGCCGGCGTAGCCCGGGGCGTGGTGCCAGGAGTGCTCGGCCGTGGCGACCCGGCCCTCCCGCATGATCCGGACGGTGTGCCCGCCGCAGCCCGGGCAGGTCGGCTTCAGCAGCGGCGAGGGCACCCGGACGCCGTTGGCGTGGTACTCGATCACCGTGTGCCCGTCCCGGGCCACGTGGTGCTCGATCCGGTAGCCCTGCTCCCACCCGTAGCCGCAGCTCAGGCAGGCGAACGAGTACGCCTCACGGACGGTCTCCACCGGCGCGTGCGGCCCGGTCGTGCTCAGCGTGTGGTCCGGGTTCGTCGGACTGCCGATCGTGTCGCTCATGGCCGTCTCCCAGCGCCCGCCGGGCGTTCGCCCGGCTCGGGTCTTTCCATCCCAGGGAATGCCCGGGGCCCGCACTCCGCCAACCGGGTTTCCGAAGCTTGGCTCCGAATTGGGAAGGCCTGTACGACAACCGGGTCAAAGCTTCAACAAGCCATGGCTTTACGGAGTGCTTCCTCCAAGGTACGCGCGTGTCCGGCAGCCCGCGTCAGCTGCCGTGTTTGGCCGCCACCACCGCGTCGAAGACCTCTCGCTTCTGCAGTCCGAGCTCGGCCGCGACCGCGGCGATCGCCTCCTTGCGACGTTCACCCGCCTCTTGCTCCCTCAGGGTGACCAGCCGGGCCAGCTCGGCCGGCGTGTGCTCCTGCGGCGCGGCCGGCGGGGCACCCGCCACCACCACGGTGATCTCGCCCCGGACGCCGTCGGCGGCCCAGGCGGCCAGCTCGGCCAGACCGCCGCGCTTGATCTCCTCGTACGTCTTGGTCAGCTCGCGGCAGACGGCGGCGGGGCGGTCGGCCCCGAAGGCGTCCGCCATCGCGGCCAGCGACTCGGCGATCCGGTGCGGGGCCTCGAAGAACACCATCGTGCGCGGTTCGGCCTTGAGCTCGGCCAGCGTCCGGGCCCGGTCACCGTTCTTCCGGGGCAGGAAGCCCTCGAAGGTGAACCGGTCGACGGGGAGGCCGGACAGTGCCAGGGCGGTGAGCACGGCGGACGGTCCCGGCACGGCGGTGACCTTGATCCCGACCGCCACGGCGGCGTCCACCAGCCGGTAGCCCGGGTCCGAGACGGACGGCATCCCCGCGTCGGTGACCAGCAGCACCCGGGCGCCGTTCTGCAGCGCCTCGACCAGCTCCGGGGTCCGGCCCACCTCGTTGCCCTCGAAGTACGACAGCACCCGGCCGGTCGGGGTCACCCCGAGCGCCTGGGTCAGCCGGCGGAGGCGGCGGGTGTCCTCCGCCGCGATCACGTCGGCGGTGGCCAGCTCGGTGAGCAGCCGGGGCGGCGCGTCCGAGACGTCGCCGATGGGGGTTCCTGCGAGCACGAGTACGCCTGTCACGCACCCATCCTCCCAGCTCTTGGCAGGACGCTCAGCCACGTGAGACCAGGGGTGATCCGTGCGTGGGTGGTCAGGCACTTTCGTAGTGATACCCGCCAGCCACGAACCGTCGCCGTTCCCCGAGCCCCTGCGGGGCTCGACTCACCTGGGCGCGGCAGAAATGGTGAGGAAAGGGGCAGGATCACGGCGAGCCATTGCCTGCTCAGGAGCCGCCCCTACGATGTGGCGGGTGAGCGGCGAAAAGGGCCTTGAGGGGTCGGCTGGCGTAGACCACGTGGAGCGGGGCGGGGCCGTCCTGCTGGACGATGCTGCGCCCGTACCGGCGCCCCGGGCCGCGGATCCCGGGCGGCCGTCGTGGCGGCACGGGCTGGAACGGTTCGGCTACCGGGCGACCGAGCGGGCCGGGACGGCCGAGCGGCTGGTGCCGCCGATGCCGGACGGGCCGGGTGTGACGCCGCGTCGGGTGGCGCCGTCGCCGGTGCTGCTCCGGCTCGGGGTGCGGCTGCCGGATGCGCTGTGGTCCTGGCTGTGC
This genomic interval from Kitasatospora gansuensis contains the following:
- a CDS encoding MFS transporter; this translates as MTSSPPALRRVATAALVGTTIEYYDFFSYGTAAALVFGQVFFPALGAAGGLLAAFSVYAVAFLARPVGAVLFGHYGDRLGRKTTLVGSLLLMGGSTALVGLLPGYGAWGIWAPVLLVSLRFCQGIGLGGEWGGAALLLAEHAPPGRRGRYGGYLQLGPCAGFFLANAVFLALSEGLSRSAFLAWGWRVPFLASAALVAFGLFVRLRVAESPMFREQPERARVPVVELLREHGRTVLLGGLSVTVGYTLFYLTTTYALAYATSELGLASGLVLGLLLAGSVVMAAMVWVSAGQGDRWGRRRTLLVTTGLAVGWALLLFPLLETARPVLVGVALIGSMAVLGLHFGPVAGYLPELFPTRLRYTGVALGYNLGGVVGGATAPLVATRLNSAYGTPVPIGWYTAGVGLVSLLSLLALPETRGRDLTAVRRAALAPEPG
- the metG gene encoding methionine--tRNA ligase, producing the protein MAATADHSTTEASNSAYYVTTPIYYVNDRPHLGHAYTTVAGDVLTRWHRQRGEKVWYLTGTDEHGQKIMRTADANNVTPQEWCDRLVEQEWKPLWQHLNIANDDFIRTTQQRHTDRVQEFVQDLFDKGEIYKGGYEGPYCVGCEEYKIPGELLPGATEDEKLCPVHKKPVEWLEEENYFFRLSAYGPKLLEFYAQNPDFIAPASARNEVLRFVEQDLKDLSISRSTFNWGVPLPWDEKHVLYVWVDALQNYITAAGYGADPERFAELWPASVHLVGKDILRFHAVIWPAMLMAAGLPLPKRVVANGWLMVGGEKMSKSNLTGISPQQLTSHFGVDAYRYYFLRAIPFGTDGSFSWEDFSARYTSELANDFGNLASRVAAMVGKYYEGSLPAATAAGAAEQAVADGLVTATQVADRKIGEELDFAGGIAAVFEFIKQVNGYLTEQEPWKVAKDTSEEGQARLATILYTAAEALRATAVLLNPLMPATAEKLWESLGAEPELGPLAAQTIATVADWGRLPVGATVTKGEILFPRLEEKPAA
- a CDS encoding aldo/keto reductase yields the protein MQYRTIGTDPKTRCEVSALSLGAMLFGTRTDEATAFAVLDRYVEAGGTFIDTSNNYAYWIDDSRGGASEELLGRWRRSRGITDQVVIATKLGARPKAAGTGYVENREGLSAQAIRAEAEGSRQRLGVEKLDLLYAHVEDPTVPLAETVEGFGALVNEGTVGLLGVSNHWSWRVERARNLAARAGLPGYEVLQYSHSYFRRRADLPGALTADGDQGVVNGDLLSYVREDPALTLVAYSPLLGGGYTRPDKPLGPAFDHAGTRARRTVLDEVAAETGATHNQVVLAWLLGGEIPVIPLVGASSVAQLDESLAALDLELSAEQRDRLDSAY
- the rsmA gene encoding 16S rRNA (adenine(1518)-N(6)/adenine(1519)-N(6))-dimethyltransferase RsmA, which produces MNSDPTPTADSFLLGASDIRELAATLGVKPTKQRGQNFVIDGNTVRRIVRAGGVTAEDVVVEVGPGLGSLTLALLEVAKHVTAVEIDPLLAKHLPTTVAARLPERVKDFDLVLSDAMEVTELPGPPPTALVANLPYNVAVPVLLHMLATFPTIERTLVMVQSEVADRLAAKPGNKVYGVPSVKANWYAEVKRAGAIGRNVFWPAPNVDSGLVSLIRRQPPQTTATRKEVFAVVDAAFAQRRKTLRAALAGWAGSPAGAEQALAAAGIDHKLRGEMLTVEQFAAIAEHKPKGEQ
- a CDS encoding ABC-F family ATP-binding cassette domain-containing protein, which gives rise to MAVNLATIESVSKVYGTRALLDGVTLGVSEGDRIGVVGRNGDGKTTLIRMLAKLEEPDSGRITHSGGLQLAVLTQHDSLDPKATIRQEVIAGRADHEWLGDSRIRDIIQGLFGGLDLPGFAEGLDTVIGPLSGGERRRIALAQLLLGEHDLVVLDEPTNHLDVEGIAWLAKHLQNRRSGLVCVTHDRWFLDQVCTRMWDVQRGEVREYEGGYSDYVFARAERTRAEATEEQKRQNLARKELAWLRRGAPARTSKPRYRIEAANALIADVPEPRDKSELMKFANARLGRTVFELENVTIKAGPKLLLEDLTWNLGPGERIGLLGVNGAGKTSLLRAMQAAHATQGDVQPASGVIKVGKTVKLAYLSQEIAELDPATRVLQAVEQIRGRVDLGKGREMSAGQLCEQFGFGKDKQWTPVGDLSGGERRRLQLLRLLMDEPNVLFLDEPTNDLDIETLNQLEDLLDGWPGSMVVISHDRFFIERTTDTVHALLGDKRLRMLPNGVDEYLERRARMAEQAVPAALATPAAKPAGDSRAIKKEMQKLERQIVKLDAQEAKLHAQLAEHAADFAKISELDGQLRKVREDKEELELAWMELAEQE
- a CDS encoding 4-(cytidine 5'-diphospho)-2-C-methyl-D-erythritol kinase — translated: MIKVRVPAKVNVQLGVGGLRADGFHDLANVFFAVALGDEVTARHGEGVTLTCTGPDAAAVPLDDSNLAARAARLLAAHHGIEPNVALHIDKAIPVAGGMAGGSADGAAALVACDALWGLDTPAGVLNVLAAELGSDVPFALLGGVALGRGRGEILAPLPVTGTFHWVFAVADGGLSTPAVFRECDRLRIEAGTGCTEAEVATPDADPALLDALAAGDPVMLAKALTNDLQAAAVSLRPSLADTLRAGTEAGALAALVSGSGPTTAFLVADAVTAEAVAAALLASGTCRAAHVTYGPVPGAAVQTS
- a CDS encoding TatD family hydrolase — its product is MADDRSTPPPLPVPLGVPVADSHTHLDMQSGTPAESLAKAASVGVTTVVQVGCDVAGSRWAAELAAEFEQVHAAVALHPNEAPRLVLGDPDGWSGQRREPGGSPALEAALAEIDRLAALPQVLAVGETGLDYFRTGPEGVDIQKESFRRHIEIAKRHGKALVIHDREAHDDVIDVLLTEGAPERTVFHCYSGDAEMAKVCAEHGWYLSFAGPVTFKANQPLRDALLATPLDRVLIETDAPFLTPHPYRGRPNAPYLIPVTLRSMAATLGLSDDGLATAIAANTARAFGY
- the rsmI gene encoding 16S rRNA (cytidine(1402)-2'-O)-methyltransferase, yielding MTGVLVLAGTPIGDVSDAPPRLLTELATADVIAAEDTRRLRRLTQALGVTPTGRVLSYFEGNEVGRTPELVEALQNGARVLLVTDAGMPSVSDPGYRLVDAAVAVGIKVTAVPGPSAVLTALALSGLPVDRFTFEGFLPRKNGDRARTLAELKAEPRTMVFFEAPHRIAESLAAMADAFGADRPAAVCRELTKTYEEIKRGGLAELAAWAADGVRGEITVVVAGAPPAAPQEHTPAELARLVTLREQEAGERRKEAIAAVAAELGLQKREVFDAVVAAKHGS